In the genome of Streptococcus oralis, one region contains:
- a CDS encoding BMP family lipoprotein, with amino-acid sequence MNKKQWLGLGLVAVAAVGLAACGNRSSRNAASSSSEMKTKAAIVTDTGGVDDKSFNQSAWEGLQDWGKEHNLSKDKGYTYFQSTSEADYANNLQQAAGSYNLIFGVGFALHNAVEEAAKDHSDLNYVLIDDVIEGQKNVASVRFADNEAAYLAGVAAAKTTKTKQVGFVGGIESEVISRFAAGFKAGVESVDPSIKVQVDYAGSFGDAAKGKTIAAAQYAAGADVVYQAAGGTGAGVFAEAKSLNENKNENEKVWVIGVDRDQAAEGKYTSKDGKESNFVLVSTLKQVGTTVKDIANKTEKGEFPGGQVIVYSLKDKGVELAVTNLSEEGKKAVEDAKAKILDGSVKVPEK; translated from the coding sequence ATGAACAAGAAACAATGGCTAGGCCTTGGTCTAGTTGCAGTAGCAGCAGTTGGACTTGCTGCATGTGGTAACCGCTCTTCTCGTAACGCAGCTTCATCTTCATCAGAAATGAAGACCAAAGCAGCAATCGTAACAGATACTGGTGGTGTTGATGATAAATCATTTAACCAATCAGCTTGGGAAGGTTTGCAAGACTGGGGTAAAGAACACAATCTTTCTAAAGATAAAGGTTACACTTACTTCCAATCAACAAGCGAAGCAGACTATGCTAACAACTTGCAACAAGCGGCTGGAAGTTACAACCTGATCTTCGGTGTTGGTTTTGCCCTTCACAATGCAGTTGAGGAAGCAGCAAAAGACCACTCTGACCTAAACTATGTCTTGATTGATGATGTGATTGAAGGTCAAAAGAATGTTGCGAGCGTAAGATTTGCGGATAACGAAGCAGCTTACCTTGCTGGTGTTGCAGCAGCGAAAACTACGAAAACAAAACAAGTTGGTTTTGTAGGTGGTATTGAATCTGAAGTTATTTCACGTTTTGCAGCTGGATTCAAAGCTGGTGTTGAATCAGTAGACCCATCTATCAAAGTTCAAGTTGACTATGCTGGTTCATTTGGTGATGCTGCCAAAGGTAAAACAATTGCAGCAGCTCAATATGCTGCCGGTGCAGACGTTGTCTACCAAGCAGCTGGTGGTACAGGTGCTGGTGTCTTTGCTGAAGCAAAATCATTGAACGAAAACAAAAATGAAAACGAAAAAGTTTGGGTTATCGGTGTAGACCGTGACCAAGCAGCAGAAGGTAAATACACTTCTAAAGATGGTAAAGAATCTAACTTCGTTCTTGTATCTACATTGAAACAAGTTGGTACAACTGTAAAAGATATTGCCAACAAAACAGAAAAAGGTGAATTCCCTGGTGGACAAGTGATTGTTTACTCATTGAAAGATAAAGGGGTTGAGCTAGCAGTAACAAACCTTTCAGAAGAAGGTAAAAAAGCTGTTGAAGATGCAAAAGCTAAGATCCTTGACGGAAGCGTAAAAGTTCCAGAAAAATAA
- a CDS encoding ABC transporter ATP-binding protein, with amino-acid sequence MAHENVIEMRDITKVFGEFVANDKINLQLRKGEIHALLGENGAGKSTLMNMLAGLLEPTSGEIVVNGQVVKLDSPSKAAGLGIGMVHQHFMLVEAFTVAENIILGSEITKNGVLDIAGATKEIKALSERYGLAVDPAAKVADISVGAQQRVEILKTLYRGADILIFDEPTAVLTPSEIDELMAIMKNLVKEGKSIILITHKLDEIRAVSNRVTVIRRGKSIQTVEIAGATNADLAEMMVGRSVSFKTEKQAPQPKEVVLSIKDLVVNENRGVPAVKNLSLDVRAGEIVGIAGIDGNGQSELIQAITGLRKVESGSVELKGKSIVGMHPRQITELSVGHVPEDRHRDGLILEMMISENIALQTYYKEPLSKNGILNYANITSHAKKLMEEFDVRAASEFVPAAALSGGNQQKAIIAREIDRDPDLLIVSQPTRGLDVGAIEYIHKRLIEERDNGKAVLVVSFELDEILNVSDRIAVIHDGKIQGIVSPETTNKQELGVLMAGGNLGKEKSDV; translated from the coding sequence ATGGCACACGAAAATGTCATTGAGATGCGGGATATTACCAAGGTGTTTGGTGAATTTGTAGCAAACGACAAAATCAACTTGCAACTGCGAAAAGGTGAAATTCATGCACTTTTAGGAGAAAATGGAGCGGGTAAATCCACTCTGATGAATATGCTGGCAGGACTTCTTGAACCAACAAGTGGTGAAATTGTGGTGAATGGTCAGGTTGTAAAACTAGACTCACCATCTAAAGCCGCTGGTCTTGGAATTGGGATGGTTCACCAACATTTTATGTTGGTTGAAGCTTTTACAGTAGCTGAGAATATCATTTTAGGGAGTGAAATCACTAAAAATGGTGTTCTAGATATAGCTGGTGCTACTAAAGAAATCAAGGCTCTTTCTGAACGTTATGGTTTGGCAGTGGATCCTGCTGCTAAGGTGGCGGATATTTCCGTTGGAGCCCAACAACGTGTAGAAATCTTGAAAACACTCTATCGTGGTGCTGATATCCTTATCTTTGACGAACCTACAGCCGTATTGACTCCTTCAGAGATTGATGAGTTGATGGCAATCATGAAAAACCTTGTCAAAGAAGGGAAGTCCATTATTTTGATTACCCACAAGTTAGATGAGATTCGTGCGGTATCGAATCGAGTGACGGTTATCCGTCGCGGGAAATCAATCCAGACGGTTGAAATCGCAGGGGCAACAAATGCGGACTTGGCAGAAATGATGGTTGGACGCTCAGTCTCCTTTAAAACGGAAAAACAGGCACCACAACCCAAAGAAGTGGTCTTGTCTATCAAAGACTTAGTTGTCAATGAAAACCGCGGTGTACCAGCAGTGAAAAATCTATCCTTGGATGTTCGTGCTGGTGAAATTGTTGGTATTGCAGGTATTGATGGCAATGGTCAATCTGAACTCATTCAAGCCATTACAGGCCTTCGTAAGGTTGAGTCAGGTAGCGTTGAATTAAAAGGCAAATCAATCGTGGGGATGCATCCTCGACAAATTACAGAACTAAGCGTGGGGCACGTTCCTGAGGACCGTCACCGTGATGGCTTGATTTTGGAGATGATGATTTCAGAAAATATCGCTCTTCAAACCTACTACAAAGAACCACTCAGCAAGAATGGTATTTTAAACTATGCCAATATCACTTCACATGCTAAGAAATTGATGGAAGAGTTTGACGTCCGTGCTGCCAGTGAATTTGTTCCAGCAGCAGCTCTTTCAGGAGGAAATCAACAAAAAGCAATTATCGCTCGTGAGATTGATCGTGATCCTGATCTCCTTATCGTCAGCCAGCCAACTCGTGGTTTGGATGTCGGTGCCATTGAATATATCCACAAACGTTTGATTGAAGAACGTGATAACGGGAAGGCTGTCCTTGTTGTCAGCTTTGAATTGGATGAGATTTTAAATGTCTCAGACCGAATTGCTGTTATTCACGATGGTAAGATTCAAGGTATTGTATCGCCAGAAACAACTAACAAACAAGAACTTGGTGTCTTGATGGCAGGTGGAAACTTGGGAAAGGAGAAGAGTGATGTCTAA
- a CDS encoding ABC transporter permease, with protein sequence MSKKLQQISVPLISVFLGILLGAIVMWIFGYDAIWGYEELFYTAFGSLRGIGEIFRAMGPLVLIGLGFAVASRAGFFNVGLPGQALAGWILSGWFALSNPDMPRLVLIPLTVIIALIAGGIVGAIPGILRAYLGTSEVIVTIMMNYIVLYVGNAFIHAFPKDIMQSTDSTIRVSANATYQTPWLSELTGNSRMNIGIFFAIIAVGVIWFLLKKTTLGFEIRAVGLNPHASEYAGISAKRTIILSMIISGALAGLGGAVEGLGTFQNVYVQGSSLAIGFNGMAVSLLAGNSPIGILFAAFLFGVLQVGAPGMNAAQVPSELVSIVTASIIFFVSVHYIIERFVKPKKQVKGGK encoded by the coding sequence ATGTCTAAAAAATTACAACAAATTTCGGTTCCCTTGATTTCCGTATTCTTAGGAATCTTGCTCGGAGCCATTGTCATGTGGATCTTCGGCTATGATGCTATCTGGGGTTATGAGGAGTTATTCTATACAGCTTTCGGTAGCCTCCGTGGGATTGGAGAAATTTTCCGTGCCATGGGTCCTCTTGTCTTGATAGGTCTTGGTTTCGCAGTTGCCAGTCGAGCAGGTTTCTTTAACGTTGGACTTCCTGGTCAAGCACTTGCAGGCTGGATTCTCAGTGGTTGGTTTGCCTTGTCAAATCCAGATATGCCTCGTCTCGTGTTGATTCCATTAACAGTGATTATTGCTTTGATCGCAGGTGGAATTGTTGGTGCGATTCCAGGTATCCTCAGAGCCTATCTCGGTACATCAGAGGTTATCGTGACCATCATGATGAACTACATTGTATTGTATGTGGGAAATGCCTTTATTCATGCCTTTCCTAAAGATATTATGCAAAGTACAGATTCAACGATTCGTGTTAGTGCCAACGCTACATACCAGACACCATGGTTATCAGAGTTGACTGGAAATTCCCGTATGAATATCGGAATCTTCTTTGCAATCATTGCTGTTGGCGTGATTTGGTTCTTGCTCAAGAAAACGACTCTCGGTTTTGAAATTCGTGCAGTTGGTCTTAACCCCCATGCCTCAGAGTACGCTGGTATTTCAGCAAAACGTACAATCATTCTATCAATGATTATCTCTGGTGCTCTGGCTGGTCTTGGTGGAGCTGTCGAAGGTCTTGGAACTTTCCAAAACGTTTACGTTCAGGGATCATCATTAGCTATCGGATTTAACGGGATGGCGGTTAGTTTGCTTGCTGGGAATTCACCAATTGGAATTCTCTTTGCTGCCTTCTTATTTGGTGTTCTGCAAGTTGGTGCGCCAGGTATGAACGCAGCGCAAGTTCCGTCTGAGCTTGTTAGCATTGTAACAGCGTCTATTATCTTCTTTGTCAGTGTTCACTATATTATTGAACGCTTTGTCAAACCGAAAAAACAAGTTAAAGGAGGTAAGTAA
- a CDS encoding ABC transporter permease, giving the protein MSITTLLTLLVSSMLIYSAPLIFTSIGGVFSERGGVVNVGLEGIMVMGAFSGVVFNLEFAEQLGAATPWISLLVAGIVGAMFSLIHAVATVHFRADHVVSGTVLNLMAPALAVFLVKVLYNKGQTDNLSQTFGRFDFPVLADIPVIGDIFFKSTSLLGYIAIAFSFFAWFILFKTRFGLRLRSVGEHPQAADTLGINVYKMRYLGVIISGFLGGIGGAIYAQSISVNFSVTTIVGPGFIALAAMIFGKWNPIGAMLSSLFFGLSQSLAVIGSQLPFLQGVPAVYLQIAPYVLTILVLAAFFGKAVAPKADGINYIKSK; this is encoded by the coding sequence ATGTCTATTACAACATTACTCACCCTCTTGGTCTCTTCTATGCTGATTTACTCAGCACCACTTATTTTTACGAGTATCGGGGGAGTTTTCTCTGAACGTGGTGGTGTCGTTAACGTCGGTCTTGAAGGAATTATGGTTATGGGAGCCTTTTCTGGGGTTGTCTTTAACCTTGAGTTTGCAGAACAACTTGGAGCAGCGACTCCTTGGATTTCCTTGTTAGTTGCCGGTATCGTGGGAGCTATGTTCTCCCTCATCCATGCAGTCGCTACAGTTCATTTCCGTGCGGACCATGTTGTCAGTGGTACAGTATTGAACTTGATGGCTCCTGCATTAGCAGTTTTCTTGGTTAAAGTTCTTTATAACAAAGGACAAACGGATAACTTAAGCCAGACTTTTGGACGTTTTGATTTCCCAGTTTTGGCTGATATCCCTGTGATTGGAGATATCTTCTTTAAGTCAACAAGTTTGCTAGGTTATATCGCGATTGCCTTCTCATTCTTTGCATGGTTTATTCTCTTTAAGACACGTTTTGGTCTTCGCCTTCGCTCTGTTGGTGAACATCCTCAAGCAGCGGATACCTTGGGGATCAATGTTTACAAGATGAGATATTTAGGGGTTATCATTTCTGGTTTCCTTGGCGGAATTGGTGGAGCTATCTACGCCCAATCAATCTCAGTCAACTTCTCAGTGACAACTATTGTCGGTCCTGGATTTATCGCTCTTGCTGCGATGATCTTTGGTAAATGGAACCCAATTGGTGCTATGCTTTCTAGTCTTTTCTTTGGACTTTCACAAAGTTTGGCAGTTATTGGTTCTCAATTACCTTTCCTACAAGGAGTGCCAGCGGTTTACCTTCAAATCGCGCCTTATGTCTTGACCATTCTTGTCTTAGCAGCCTTCTTTGGAAAAGCAGTTGCACCTAAGGCAGACGGTATCAACTACATCAAGTCAAAATAA